One Mycobacteroides salmoniphilum DNA segment encodes these proteins:
- a CDS encoding alpha/beta fold hydrolase: MSNNSNEAILSSYAQAPTRTVAVGDTRYAYRELGPKGGIPVVFFVHLAGTLDNWDPRIIDPIAQNRHVIAFDQRGVGASTGQVPDTLEEAADHAYEFIAALGYETIDIFSFSMGGMIAQDLIVKHPDLVRKLVLTGTGPRGGKDIDKVAGVTYWDILRATLTRSDPKEFLFFNRDTAGKAAGKAFIKRLRERTADRDQEINIKALLTQLKAIQKFGRSAPSDLSMFTQPTLIANGGHDRMVPTVLSEDLHNRIQGSQLLIYPNSGHGGIFQYHKEFAPAAAEFLAD, translated from the coding sequence ATGAGCAACAACAGCAACGAGGCCATCCTCAGCTCGTACGCGCAGGCCCCAACGCGCACCGTCGCCGTCGGCGATACAAGGTACGCATACCGGGAACTGGGCCCCAAGGGAGGCATTCCCGTTGTCTTCTTCGTCCACCTCGCGGGGACCCTCGACAACTGGGACCCCCGCATCATCGACCCCATCGCACAGAATCGACACGTCATCGCGTTCGACCAGCGCGGCGTCGGTGCCTCCACCGGACAGGTGCCTGACACCCTCGAAGAAGCCGCCGATCACGCCTACGAATTCATCGCGGCACTCGGATACGAGACCATCGACATCTTCTCCTTCTCGATGGGCGGCATGATCGCCCAGGACCTGATCGTCAAACATCCCGACCTGGTCCGCAAACTCGTCCTCACCGGGACCGGACCGCGCGGCGGCAAGGACATCGACAAGGTCGCCGGCGTGACCTACTGGGACATCCTGCGCGCGACATTGACGAGGTCGGACCCGAAGGAATTCCTCTTCTTCAACCGCGATACCGCGGGAAAGGCCGCGGGGAAAGCATTCATCAAGCGACTCCGGGAACGCACCGCCGATCGGGACCAGGAGATCAACATCAAGGCGCTGCTGACTCAATTGAAGGCGATACAGAAGTTCGGCCGCTCGGCTCCCTCAGACCTGTCCATGTTCACCCAGCCGACGCTGATCGCAAACGGAGGCCACGACCGCATGGTCCCCACCGTCCTGTCAGAGGACCTGCACAACCGCATCCAGGGCAGCCAACTGCTCATCTACCCCAACTCCGGTCACGGCGGGATCTTCCAGTACCACAAGGAATTCGCCCCCGCCGCCGCCGAGTTCCTCGCCGACTAA
- a CDS encoding MerR family transcriptional regulator, which translates to MGARVSIGDFAVMTSLSRKALRHYHDIGILEPADIDLHTGYRFYDTSQVDHAHIIRRFRSLGMSIPDIKALLSTDDPAARAEIITTHLEQMEVQLQQTRDTVGALRELLSPVHTPAAVELRHEPALAVWSIGAIIEVSAIDSWFAATLKTLRDAVATATGEPSAVVPGGLYDRALFLESRGKATLFVPAPQSAIPPEGARAEVLPQAEFAVLTHPGGHDESIDRSYGALGIYANEHLISGQGPIREHYIGATPSDPTAFTATEICWPIFSTAPPPC; encoded by the coding sequence ATGGGCGCGCGGGTCTCGATCGGTGACTTCGCGGTGATGACCAGCCTGAGCAGGAAGGCGCTACGGCACTACCACGACATCGGCATTCTCGAACCAGCTGACATCGATCTCCACACTGGCTACCGGTTCTACGACACCAGCCAGGTCGATCATGCACACATCATCCGCCGGTTCCGCTCTCTGGGCATGTCCATTCCCGACATCAAGGCGCTGCTGAGCACAGACGACCCCGCGGCCCGCGCTGAGATCATCACGACTCATCTCGAACAAATGGAAGTGCAACTGCAGCAGACCCGTGACACCGTTGGCGCGCTGCGCGAGCTGCTTTCTCCCGTGCACACCCCCGCCGCTGTGGAGTTGCGCCATGAACCCGCGCTCGCCGTGTGGTCCATCGGCGCCATCATCGAGGTTTCCGCGATTGACAGCTGGTTCGCGGCGACGCTGAAGACACTGAGAGACGCAGTTGCCACGGCGACAGGCGAACCGTCGGCGGTTGTTCCGGGTGGCCTCTACGACCGAGCACTGTTTCTCGAATCACGTGGCAAGGCGACCCTGTTCGTGCCTGCGCCGCAGTCCGCGATCCCTCCGGAGGGGGCGCGTGCCGAGGTCTTGCCTCAGGCTGAATTCGCCGTGCTCACTCACCCCGGCGGCCACGACGAGAGCATCGACCGCAGTTACGGGGCTCTGGGCATATACGCAAACGAGCATCTGATCAGCGGCCAGGGGCCGATCCGCGAACACTACATCGGTGCTACGCCCTCAGATCCGACAGCGTTCACCGCCACAGAAATCTGTTGGCCGATCTTTAGCACCGCTCCACCGCCATGCTGA